The proteins below are encoded in one region of Corynebacterium sphenisci DSM 44792:
- a CDS encoding Na(+)/H(+) antiporter subunit C, protein MIIDFAGLAAVGVLVACGVYLLLDRAITRMLMGLMLLGNGVNLLILLTAGDPGAPPILGRGSLVHDRAADPLPQALILTAIVIMMGMSAFILALAYRQHRYRVGDRIQDDRADRELARRRADDPTAAPDHDKSADPATGRPTDAGDRFGPESFEAPVREGDPDEP, encoded by the coding sequence ATGATCATCGACTTCGCGGGGCTGGCCGCGGTGGGCGTCCTCGTCGCCTGCGGCGTGTACCTGCTGCTGGACCGGGCGATCACCCGGATGCTGATGGGCCTGATGCTCCTGGGCAACGGGGTGAACCTGCTGATCCTGCTCACCGCCGGCGATCCCGGCGCCCCGCCGATCCTGGGCCGGGGCTCCCTGGTGCACGACCGGGCCGCGGATCCGCTGCCGCAGGCGCTCATCCTCACCGCGATCGTGATCATGATGGGCATGAGCGCGTTCATCCTGGCCCTGGCCTACCGGCAGCACCGGTACCGGGTGGGCGACCGGATCCAGGACGACCGGGCGGACCGGGAGCTGGCCCGGCGCCGCGCCGACGACCCGACCGCGGCCCCGGATCACGACAAGTCGGCGGACCCGGCCACCGGCCGGCCCACCGACGCCGGGGACCGGTTCGGCCCGGAGAGCTTCGAGGCGCCGGTGCGGGAGGGGGATCCCGATGAGCCCTGA
- a CDS encoding Na+/H+ antiporter subunit D gives MSPDALILALIPMPVLLPAAAAGASLLLSRRPRAQQALSLFALSALLVLAPALVYLVQVHGIHTVQVGGWNSPVGITLVADGLSTVMVAVSQLVLFAVFLFGIGQGIRDGDDDDPISVFVPSYLLLNMGVSMAFLAGDLFNMYVGFEVLLVASYVLLTLGASAQRIRAGVSYVVVNMLSSTVFLLAIALVYAAVGTVNFAHASIRMEALPQGTRTAIFGVLLVAFAVKAAVFPMSSWLPDSYPTAPSTVTAVFAGLLTKVGVYAIIRARSVLFPDGSLDGLLLWAGLATMLMGILGAMAQTDIKRLLSFTLVSHIGYMIFGIALGNARGMSGAIFYAVHHILVQTALFLVVGLIERQAGSSSLRRLGGLAKASPALAVLFLLPALNLGGVPPFSGFLGKVALIIAGAENGSATAWVLVAGSVATSLLTLYTMVLVWSKVFWRDRSDAPEGDVALARPLALRENPRYVSYAERADVGRMPVSMVAPTALLVAASLAVTVLAGPLVAIADRAAANVADVDGYRAAVLGVQDPAQQAEVLEPGRTLHPAGDADQAGRSVGARREGAR, from the coding sequence ATGAGCCCTGATGCGCTGATCCTGGCCCTGATCCCGATGCCGGTGCTGCTGCCGGCCGCCGCCGCCGGGGCCTCGCTGCTGCTGTCCCGGCGGCCCCGGGCGCAGCAGGCGCTGAGCCTGTTCGCGCTGTCCGCCCTCCTGGTGCTCGCCCCGGCGCTGGTGTACCTGGTGCAGGTGCACGGCATCCACACGGTGCAGGTGGGCGGCTGGAACTCCCCGGTGGGGATCACCCTGGTCGCCGACGGGCTGTCCACGGTGATGGTCGCGGTGAGCCAGCTGGTGCTCTTCGCGGTGTTCCTCTTCGGCATCGGCCAGGGCATCCGCGACGGCGACGACGATGACCCGATCTCGGTGTTCGTGCCCAGCTACCTGCTGCTCAACATGGGCGTGTCCATGGCCTTCCTGGCCGGGGACCTGTTCAACATGTACGTCGGCTTCGAGGTGCTGCTGGTGGCCTCCTATGTGCTGCTCACCCTGGGCGCCTCCGCGCAGCGGATCCGCGCCGGGGTGAGCTACGTGGTGGTCAACATGCTCTCCTCCACGGTGTTCCTGCTGGCCATCGCCCTGGTCTACGCGGCGGTGGGCACGGTGAACTTCGCCCATGCCTCGATCCGGATGGAGGCGCTGCCGCAGGGCACCCGCACCGCCATCTTCGGGGTGCTGCTGGTGGCCTTCGCGGTGAAGGCGGCGGTGTTCCCGATGTCCTCCTGGCTGCCGGACTCCTACCCCACCGCCCCGTCCACGGTCACCGCGGTCTTCGCCGGGCTGCTCACCAAGGTCGGCGTGTACGCGATCATCCGGGCCCGCTCGGTGCTCTTCCCCGACGGCTCCCTCGACGGGCTGCTGCTGTGGGCGGGGCTGGCCACCATGCTCATGGGCATCCTCGGCGCGATGGCGCAGACCGACATCAAGCGGCTGCTGTCCTTCACCCTGGTCAGCCACATCGGCTACATGATCTTCGGCATCGCCCTGGGCAACGCCCGGGGCATGTCCGGGGCGATCTTCTACGCGGTGCACCACATCCTGGTGCAGACCGCGCTGTTCCTCGTGGTGGGCCTCATCGAGCGCCAGGCGGGCTCGTCCTCGCTGCGCCGGCTGGGCGGGCTGGCGAAGGCCTCCCCGGCGCTGGCGGTGCTGTTCCTGCTGCCGGCGCTGAACCTCGGCGGGGTGCCGCCCTTCTCCGGTTTCCTCGGCAAGGTGGCGCTCATCATCGCCGGGGCGGAGAACGGCTCCGCCACCGCCTGGGTGCTCGTCGCCGGCTCCGTGGCGACCTCCCTGCTCACCCTGTACACGATGGTGCTGGTGTGGTCGAAGGTGTTCTGGCGGGATCGCTCCGACGCCCCGGAGGGCGATGTGGCGCTGGCCCGGCCACTGGCGCTGCGGGAGAACCCGCGCTACGTCAGCTACGCCGAGCGCGCCGACGTCGGCCGGATGCCGGTGTCCATGGTGGCGCCCACCGCGCTGCTGGTCGCCGCCTCCCTGGCGGTGACCGTGCTCGCCGGGCCGCTGGTGGCGATCGCCGACCGGGCGGCGGCCAACGTCGCCGACGTGGACGGCTACCGGGCGGCGGTGCTCGGGGTGCAGGACCCCGCCCAGCAGGCGGAGGTGCTCGAACCCGGGCGCACCCTGCACCCGGCCGGCGACGCCGACCAGGCGGGCCGTTCGGTGGGCGCCCGGCGGGAGGGGGCGCGATGA
- a CDS encoding Na+/H+ antiporter subunit E encodes MSGLRWRDRRGAAGAPAARVRRARPSALMFAWLVAMWLLLWGEATTANLLSGVAVAAAVSLALPMPRVPVRAIDVNWPAMATLAATFAIDFTRASLSVAWLAVRRADPPPSAIVRTPMRTRDDLTLATAVALINLQPGGIVTDIDKRAGMLTMHILDGSSTGRIDATLGQLAAMERRVIRAFEDRDPADGAADAAGAAGRVGHDHAAIREGRR; translated from the coding sequence ATGAGCGGGCTCCGGTGGCGGGATCGGCGCGGTGCGGCGGGGGCCCCGGCGGCCCGGGTGCGCCGGGCCCGGCCCTCGGCGCTGATGTTCGCCTGGCTGGTGGCGATGTGGCTGCTGCTGTGGGGGGAGGCCACCACCGCGAACCTGCTCTCCGGGGTGGCGGTGGCCGCGGCGGTGAGCCTGGCGCTGCCGATGCCGCGGGTGCCGGTGCGCGCCATCGACGTGAACTGGCCGGCGATGGCCACCCTGGCGGCGACCTTCGCGATCGACTTCACCCGGGCCTCGCTGTCCGTGGCCTGGCTGGCGGTGCGCCGCGCCGACCCGCCGCCCTCGGCGATCGTGCGCACCCCGATGCGCACCCGCGACGATCTCACCCTGGCCACCGCGGTGGCCCTGATCAACCTGCAGCCCGGCGGGATCGTCACCGACATCGACAAACGCGCCGGGATGCTCACCATGCACATCCTGGACGGCTCCTCCACCGGCCGGATCGACGCCACCCTGGGCCAGCTCGCCGCGATGGAGCGGCGGGTGATCCGCGCCTTCGAGGACCGCGACCCCGCCGACGGGGCCGCCGACGCCGCCGGCGCCGCCGGGCGGGTCGGCCACGACCATGCCGCGATCCGGGAGGGCCGCCGATGA
- a CDS encoding monovalent cation/H+ antiporter complex subunit F, with the protein MSMHAYHLALALAAGIYLVAALLTLGRLLAGPNSLDRLVSLDSLIAMMQGLLAAYIAWTMDTSWAYPMLVIALLGFIGSLAVARFRVPDDRGGGKAAAPGTGKEA; encoded by the coding sequence ATGAGCATGCACGCCTACCACCTCGCCCTGGCCCTCGCCGCCGGGATCTACCTGGTCGCCGCGCTGCTCACGCTGGGCCGGCTGCTCGCCGGGCCGAACAGCCTGGACCGGCTGGTCAGCCTGGACTCCCTGATCGCGATGATGCAGGGCCTGCTCGCCGCGTACATCGCCTGGACCATGGACACCTCCTGGGCCTACCCGATGCTGGTGATCGCGCTGCTGGGCTTCATCGGCTCCCTGGCGGTGGCCCGGTTCCGGGTGCCCGACGACCGCGGCGGCGGCAAGGCCGCCGCCCCCGGCACCGGGAAGGAGGCCTGA
- a CDS encoding monovalent cation/H(+) antiporter subunit G: MALAADLLTLVLILLGALFSLSAALGMVRFRDSIARMHASSKPQTMGLLLTLAGVIGHLLLHSGGGAQIRGDIGMLVLTGLFALATAPVVSNRTASVAKREGLVDRTRLSRDDEAADPGRRRR, translated from the coding sequence ATGGCCCTCGCCGCCGATCTGCTCACCCTGGTCCTGATCCTCCTCGGGGCCCTGTTCAGCCTCTCCGCGGCCCTGGGCATGGTGCGCTTCCGCGACTCCATCGCCCGGATGCACGCCTCCTCCAAACCGCAGACCATGGGCCTGCTGCTCACCCTCGCCGGGGTGATCGGGCATCTGCTGCTGCACTCCGGCGGCGGCGCCCAGATCCGCGGCGATATCGGCATGCTGGTGCTCACCGGCCTGTTCGCCCTGGCCACCGCCCCGGTGGTGAGCAACCGCACCGCCAGCGTGGCCAAGCGCGAGGGCCTGGTGGACCGCACCCGGCTCTCCCGGGACGACGAGGCCGCCGACCCCGGGCGGCGCCGCCGCTGA
- a CDS encoding glutamate--cysteine ligase translates to MTEIFAGSPRPTLGVEWEVVFVDRATRDTVPCAPEVLETIAADHPDHGIQREFLANTVELVTGICADVPEAVADLGGRLRMVQAAADIHGVDVWSSGSHPYTRGTDQVISEKPAHQEILKRTQWWGRQMLIWGIHVHVGIRSAERVWPIINAIQVRLPHLLALSCSSPAWNGEDMGYASNRSLLYQQLPTAGLPPDIGTWDQWCSYMHDQATSGVINHTRSMHLDIRPAAKLGTIEVRISDSTSNLRELSAIVALTHALVVHYDRMLDRGEELPRIQPWHTEENKWRAARYGMEALIIVDRDTRERWVTEDLADLLEELRPVARELNCATELERVWEIVESGAGYERQRRAAVAAGALPPLATEPRVREVEAALGGSPWAAAVDLGVREMAAGRPLP, encoded by the coding sequence ATGACCGAGATCTTCGCCGGCTCGCCCCGCCCGACCCTCGGCGTCGAGTGGGAGGTCGTCTTCGTCGACCGCGCCACGCGGGACACGGTCCCCTGCGCCCCGGAGGTCCTGGAGACGATCGCCGCGGACCACCCCGACCACGGCATCCAGCGGGAGTTCCTCGCCAACACCGTGGAGCTGGTCACCGGCATCTGCGCCGACGTGCCCGAGGCGGTGGCCGATCTCGGGGGCCGGCTGCGCATGGTGCAGGCCGCCGCGGACATCCACGGCGTGGACGTGTGGTCCTCCGGTTCGCACCCCTACACCCGGGGCACCGACCAGGTGATCAGCGAGAAGCCCGCGCACCAGGAGATCCTCAAGCGCACCCAGTGGTGGGGCCGGCAGATGCTCATCTGGGGCATCCACGTGCACGTGGGGATCCGCTCCGCGGAGCGGGTGTGGCCGATCATCAACGCGATCCAGGTGCGGCTGCCGCATCTGCTGGCCCTGTCCTGCTCCTCCCCGGCGTGGAACGGCGAGGACATGGGCTACGCCTCGAACCGCTCCCTGCTCTACCAGCAGCTGCCCACCGCGGGGCTGCCCCCGGACATCGGCACCTGGGACCAGTGGTGCTCCTACATGCACGATCAGGCCACCTCCGGGGTGATCAACCACACCCGGTCGATGCACCTGGACATCCGGCCCGCGGCGAAGCTCGGCACCATCGAGGTGCGCATCTCCGACTCCACCTCGAACCTGCGGGAGCTCTCCGCGATCGTGGCGCTCACGCACGCCCTGGTGGTGCACTACGACCGGATGCTGGACCGCGGCGAGGAGCTGCCCCGGATCCAGCCCTGGCACACCGAGGAGAACAAGTGGCGCGCCGCCCGCTACGGGATGGAGGCGCTCATCATCGTGGACCGGGACACCCGGGAGCGCTGGGTCACCGAGGATCTGGCGGATCTGCTCGAGGAGCTGCGCCCGGTGGCCCGGGAGCTCAACTGCGCCACCGAACTGGAGCGGGTCTGGGAGATCGTGGAATCCGGCGCCGGCTACGAGCGGCAGCGCCGCGCCGCGGTGGCCGCGGGCGCGCTGCCGCCCCTGGCCACCGAGCCGCGGGTGCGCGAGGTGGAGGCCGCCCTGGGCGGCTCCCCCTGGGCGGCGGCGGTGGACCTGGGGGTACGCGAGATGGCCGCCGGCCGACCGCTGCCCTGA